The following coding sequences lie in one Lentilactobacillus sp. SPB1-3 genomic window:
- a CDS encoding GtrA family protein: MKKLLSIYEQQKEVISYLFWGVMTTIVNILIFALIHWLTDWNYLINNSIAWVISALFAYISNRIYVFHSYADSRSAVLKEMASFFIGRIASYFIEQAILIVGISGLKWHEITVKIIANVVVVIVNYFWSKWAVFKKKGPES, from the coding sequence ATGAAAAAGCTATTATCAATTTATGAACAGCAAAAAGAAGTCATCTCTTACTTGTTCTGGGGCGTGATGACGACTATAGTTAACATTTTAATTTTCGCTTTGATCCATTGGTTAACTGATTGGAATTACTTGATTAACAACTCAATTGCTTGGGTGATCAGCGCCCTATTCGCTTATATTTCTAATCGGATTTACGTATTTCATTCCTATGCAGATTCACGCTCAGCTGTCTTAAAAGAGATGGCATCGTTTTTCATTGGCAGAATCGCATCTTATTTCATTGAACAAGCTATTCTGATCGTAGGAATTTCTGGATTGAAATGGCATGAAATTACCGTTAAGATCATTGCTAACGTAGTTGTCGTTATCGTCAATTATTTCTGGTCAAAATGGGCAGTGTTCAAAAAGAAGGGACCCGAATCTTAA
- a CDS encoding PadR family transcriptional regulator — protein MEKNQNISKELIRGVTDGIVLNILSQEDSYGYKMTQQIAHLSNQKYEINEATLYTVFRRLSKKGLVTSHYGDESQGGRRKYYQITDAGKAELKDFQDQWAFSREIINQLVTGELKNDK, from the coding sequence ATGGAAAAAAATCAAAACATCTCAAAAGAGTTGATTCGTGGAGTGACGGACGGCATTGTTCTAAATATATTATCTCAAGAAGACTCATATGGATATAAAATGACTCAGCAAATCGCTCATCTATCAAATCAAAAATATGAAATCAACGAAGCCACTCTATACACGGTATTTCGTCGACTATCAAAAAAAGGTTTGGTAACAAGCCACTATGGCGATGAGTCACAGGGTGGCCGCCGAAAATATTATCAAATAACTGATGCTGGTAAAGCTGAACTAAAAGACTTTCAAGATCAATGGGCATTTTCCAGAGAAATTATTAATCAATTAGTTACAGGAGAACTTAAAAATGATAAATGA
- a CDS encoding glycosyltransferase family 2 protein: MKTISLIVPCYNEEPTVNLFYDTTEKVFEQLNQTRSEQYKPDYIFINDGSVDKTLDVMRDLHNEHPDEVHYISFSRNFGKESAFAAGLSNAHGDFVAVMDVDLQDPPELLLQMVDILEQPDTEYDVVGCIQKSRHQNPVRAFLSSSFYKVINKMSKVPIKANVRDYRLMTRKYVDAVLEMPEYNRFSKGLFSWVGFKTKYLEYEGVPRAAGTTSWSLSQLFDYSLEALVDFSDVPLKLATFVGGLICFLSIIGVIFVVIRAIFFGGSVNGWASIVSIILFLSGVQLFCLGIVGKYISKIYLETKHRPKFIIQESR, translated from the coding sequence TTGAAAACAATTAGCTTGATCGTTCCATGTTATAACGAGGAACCAACGGTCAACTTGTTTTATGACACGACTGAAAAGGTCTTTGAACAATTAAATCAAACTCGTAGCGAACAATATAAACCTGACTACATCTTCATCAATGATGGTTCAGTCGATAAAACTTTAGACGTTATGCGTGACTTACATAATGAACATCCAGACGAAGTTCACTACATTTCATTTTCAAGAAACTTCGGTAAGGAATCAGCATTCGCAGCTGGATTATCAAATGCCCATGGCGATTTCGTGGCAGTAATGGACGTGGATCTTCAAGATCCTCCTGAGTTATTGCTTCAAATGGTCGATATTTTAGAACAACCAGATACAGAGTACGACGTAGTTGGTTGTATCCAAAAATCCAGACATCAAAATCCAGTTCGAGCATTCCTATCCTCTTCTTTTTATAAAGTTATTAACAAAATGTCAAAGGTGCCAATTAAAGCCAACGTCAGAGATTACCGTTTAATGACTCGTAAATACGTTGATGCAGTATTAGAGATGCCAGAATATAACCGTTTCTCAAAGGGATTATTTTCATGGGTCGGATTCAAAACTAAGTATTTAGAGTACGAAGGAGTTCCCAGAGCTGCCGGTACTACTTCATGGTCATTATCTCAACTATTTGATTATTCATTGGAAGCTTTAGTGGATTTCTCAGATGTTCCTTTGAAGCTAGCAACATTTGTCGGTGGATTGATTTGCTTCCTGTCAATAATCGGGGTTATCTTCGTAGTTATTCGTGCTATTTTCTTCGGCGGCTCAGTCAATGGTTGGGCATCAATCGTCTCAATAATCCTGTTCTTAAGCGGAGTTCAGTTGTTCTGTTTAGGAATCGTTGGTAAGTACATCAGTAAAATTTACTTAGAAACTAAGCATCGTCCTAAGTTCATTATTCAAGAGAGTCGTTAA
- a CDS encoding DUF4097 family beta strand repeat-containing protein, with protein MINEKLIEQQLQRFFNDKPHSGELLDFYEEVKADLTESASKKLANDSELSEEQAVNLAADQMGDLSPAIALISQTNDSVTELAESMDEQTNDLPELLEINAGFGEIFLSQSVDEEIHIHQKISPTDNSLKMKTIETPDKVSISIPKPSWLKYLTPLRHPKSKLYVEIPDSFTGTTVIDGDSSSIQVNAINVSGELSISLNSGIVKLNQVKANISNIQISSGQLTASQVQANKINVNGNSGTVNIDNSQAIFNVKVNSGVIKAHFISGSGAFATHSGSIKTSWQDVTDDIKLTTQSGTIDSQLPMLQNFDFKLSAESGTVKLKNRQATYDLRAQGAAMGQTVDAETNASFAITAMAKSGTIKIS; from the coding sequence ATGATAAATGAAAAACTAATAGAACAACAGTTACAACGATTCTTTAATGACAAGCCTCATTCCGGTGAATTATTGGATTTCTATGAAGAAGTTAAAGCTGATTTAACAGAATCTGCTTCAAAAAAGTTAGCTAACGATTCCGAACTTAGTGAGGAACAAGCGGTAAATTTAGCTGCTGATCAAATGGGAGATTTGTCCCCTGCCATCGCTTTGATTTCGCAAACGAATGACTCAGTCACAGAGTTAGCAGAAAGTATGGACGAACAAACCAATGATTTACCTGAACTTTTGGAAATCAATGCTGGCTTTGGAGAAATATTCTTAAGTCAAAGCGTAGACGAAGAAATCCACATTCATCAGAAAATTTCCCCTACGGACAATTCGTTAAAGATGAAAACGATTGAAACACCAGATAAAGTTAGTATCAGCATCCCTAAGCCAAGTTGGCTAAAGTATTTAACACCTTTACGCCATCCAAAGTCTAAATTATATGTGGAAATTCCAGACAGCTTCACTGGAACAACTGTCATAGATGGCGATTCGAGTAGTATCCAAGTTAATGCTATTAATGTATCAGGCGAACTCAGCATCTCGTTAAATTCAGGAATCGTCAAACTCAATCAAGTAAAAGCAAATATTTCAAATATTCAAATAAGCTCTGGTCAGCTAACTGCTAGTCAAGTTCAGGCTAATAAAATCAACGTGAATGGTAATTCTGGGACAGTGAATATTGATAATTCACAGGCTATCTTCAATGTGAAGGTTAACAGTGGTGTCATTAAGGCTCATTTTATTTCCGGTTCAGGAGCCTTTGCTACCCATTCAGGATCAATAAAAACTAGCTGGCAAGATGTTACCGATGACATTAAACTAACTACTCAATCAGGAACAATTGATTCTCAATTACCTATGTTACAGAATTTTGATTTCAAATTGTCTGCAGAATCTGGGACAGTTAAGCTAAAGAATCGTCAAGCAACATATGATCTTCGAGCTCAGGGAGCAGCGATGGGTCAAACAGTGGATGCTGAAACGAATGCTTCCTTTGCTATCACTGCCATGGCCAAATCTGGCACAATCAAAATTAGTTAA